One stretch of Anaerolineales bacterium DNA includes these proteins:
- a CDS encoding DinB family protein produces the protein MDELWKKVLKSQFIASIEMLSEAISACPDELWQAKLWDDLTAPPGFSDFWYVTYHALFWLDLYLSGTAEGFTPPAPFDLNELEPQGVLPEKVFTKDELLAYLDHCRLECSRILDTFTDEKAHQDCEFPWSNWKISYAELLLDNMRHVQEHGAQLHMFLGQQKGINARWVSRT, from the coding sequence ATGGACGAGCTTTGGAAAAAAGTGCTAAAGAGCCAATTTATCGCCTCGATCGAGATGCTCAGCGAGGCGATCAGCGCCTGCCCAGATGAACTTTGGCAGGCGAAGCTGTGGGACGACCTTACCGCGCCACCCGGGTTCTCCGATTTTTGGTACGTGACTTACCACGCATTGTTCTGGTTGGATCTCTACCTGTCTGGTACTGCCGAAGGCTTCACTCCACCGGCACCGTTTGACCTCAACGAGCTGGAACCACAAGGAGTGCTCCCGGAAAAAGTGTTTACTAAGGATGAGCTGCTTGCTTATCTTGATCACTGCCGCCTGGAATGTTCTCGGATATTAGATACCTTCACGGATGAAAAAGCCCATCAAGACTGTGAATTCCCCTGGAGCAATTGGAAGATCAGCTACGCTGAGCTGCTGCTGGATAACATGCGCCATGTCCAGGAGCATGGTGCCCAGCTGCACATGTTTTTGGGCCAACAGAAGGGGATTAATGCCAGGTGGGTGTCGCGTACTTGA